One Salvia splendens isolate huo1 chromosome 22, SspV2, whole genome shotgun sequence DNA segment encodes these proteins:
- the LOC121787265 gene encoding presenilin-like protein At2g29900, which yields MEQNPRPKTILETCGEEIIRIVTPVSICMLLVVILVSVLNGGSSFDDGLSFATMATMAYSESSSNSIWDKLKGALLNSLVFVAVVTVATFLLVLLFYLNCTKFLKYYMGFSSLLVLGFMGGEIALFLIKVWSFPIDCFTFAVALYNFTVVGVMAVFMSKMAIFVTQAYLVVIGMLVAYWFTLLPEWTTWGLLVAMSLYDLAAVLLPGGPLRLLVELAMARDEDIPALVYEARPVISDAGLGDGVVRRRVWREGRGDLDEDQRLRSDIVSDSSLRTYGESGSERNIVDAEEGMALGEDSELAAPLIQHINIRMNSLDNAVSGENLALEGIGLGSSGAIKLGLGDFIFYSVLVGRAAMYDFMTVYACYLAVIAGLGITLMLLAFYRKALPALPFSVLLGVLFYLLTRLLLETFVVQCSINLLMF from the coding sequence ATGGAGCAAAATCCCAGACCCAAAACAATTCTCGAAACATGCGGCGAAGAAATTATCAGAATCGTAACCCCAGTTTCGATATGTATGTTATTGGTAGTAATTCTCGTATCTGTCCTCAACGGCGGTTCCTCCTTCGACGACGGCCTCTCATTTGCAACCATGGCCACCATGGCCTACTCCGAGAGTAGCTCCAACTCCATCTGGGACAAGCTCAAAGGCGCCCTCTTAAACTCCCTCGTCTTCGTTGCTGTTGTCACGGTTGCTACTTTCCTATTAGTGCTCCTCTTCTACCTCAATTGCACTAAATTCTTGAAATACTACATGGGTTTCTCTTCCCTGCTCGTTTTGGGCTTCATGGGGGGCGAGATTGCCCTTTTTTTGATCAAAGTTTGGAGCTTTCCGATTGATTGCTTTACTTTTGCTGTCGCCTTGTATAATTTCACTGTTGTTGGTGTTATGGCTGTGTTCATGTCCAAAATGGCTATTTTTGTGACTCAGGCTTACTTGGTTGTGATTGGGATGTTGGTTGCTTATTGGTTTACCTTATTGCCCGAGTGGACAACGTGGGGGCTCTTGGTTGCTATGTCGTTGTACGATCTGGCTGCGGTTTTGTTGCCTGGTGGGCCATTGAGGCTCTTGGTGGAGCTTGCCATGGCTAGGGATGAAGATATCCCTGCTCTCGTTTATGAGGCGCGGCCAGTTATTAGTGATGCTGGTTTGGGTGATGGTGTGGTGAGGAGAAGGGTTTGGAGAGAGGGAAGAGGTGATTTGGATGAAGATCAAAGGCTTAGGTCTGATATTGTTTCGGATTCTAGTTTGAGGACTTATGGTGAGAGTGGGAGTGAAAGAAATATTGTCGATGCTGAAGAGGGAATGGCCTTGGGAGAGGATTCTGAGCTTGCTGCTCCTCTCATACAACATATTAATATTAGAATGAATTCTTTGGACAATGCTGTTTCGGGTGAGAACTTGGCGCTTGAAGGAATTGGCTTGGGATCATCTGGTGCAATCAAGCTTGGACTCGGCGATTTTATCTTTTACAGCGTTTTAGTTGGAAGAGCTGCTATGTACGACTTCATGACGGTGTATGCTTGCTACCTTGCTGTCATAGCTGGTCTTGGTATAACTCTGATGCTCCTTGCATTTTATCGAAAGGCTTTACCTGCTCTTCCTTTCTCTGTCCTGCTAGGCgtcttgttttatttattgacGAGGCTGTTGCTTGAAACTTTTGTTGTACAATGTTCTATAAACTTATTGATGTTTTAG